A stretch of Candidatus Sphingomonas phytovorans DNA encodes these proteins:
- a CDS encoding polysaccharide export protein, giving the protein MLSGCASIPASGPTSHDIVRSVRAEQNQIGMRLVDIDPTVISDLDVRNEAADHRVSTIASLALSASNDVVGPGDVLSVGIYEVGASLFQGGRSSLQGDVQPSASSENFPNVVVARDGTIKLPYAGTLQVAGLTPAEIQARVEHAYLGKSQSLQAIVLVKENLSQTIYVSGDVRRPGRINLSLQRERLLDAIASAGGSVTQTQDMVVRFVRGGQVVEERLDRIQAGAPDDLVLVAGDRIELVREPQTFTVFGAVGKVSQVSFDQTDLTLAEAVARAGGPNDATANPRAVYLFRFDPPVELGQKGAPTIYRLDMMQPQDYFLAQHFAMRNKDVLYVSNAAINRTAKFVAIINQLFSPFVAARTVAQ; this is encoded by the coding sequence ATGCTGAGCGGTTGCGCGTCGATCCCCGCCAGCGGGCCCACCTCGCATGATATCGTGCGGAGTGTCCGCGCCGAGCAGAATCAAATCGGGATGCGGCTGGTCGACATTGATCCGACCGTCATTTCAGATCTCGACGTCCGCAATGAAGCGGCAGATCACCGGGTATCGACGATCGCATCGTTGGCGCTAAGTGCCTCGAACGACGTTGTCGGGCCTGGGGATGTGCTCTCGGTCGGCATCTACGAAGTCGGCGCGAGCCTTTTTCAGGGGGGGCGATCTTCGCTGCAGGGGGATGTTCAGCCATCAGCGAGCAGTGAGAATTTTCCGAACGTCGTGGTCGCCCGCGATGGTACGATTAAGCTGCCCTATGCGGGCACGCTTCAGGTGGCCGGACTTACCCCCGCCGAAATTCAGGCAAGGGTGGAGCACGCTTACCTGGGGAAATCGCAAAGCCTACAAGCGATTGTCCTCGTGAAAGAGAATCTCAGCCAGACAATTTACGTGTCCGGTGACGTGCGCAGGCCTGGCCGTATAAACCTCAGCCTGCAACGCGAGCGCCTGCTTGATGCCATCGCGAGCGCGGGTGGAAGTGTCACTCAGACTCAGGACATGGTTGTCCGCTTCGTGCGAGGTGGGCAGGTCGTGGAAGAGCGGCTTGATCGGATTCAGGCCGGCGCTCCCGACGACCTTGTGCTGGTGGCCGGCGATCGCATTGAACTGGTTCGCGAACCGCAAACCTTTACTGTATTCGGAGCCGTGGGGAAGGTTTCACAGGTCTCATTCGATCAGACCGACCTTACCCTTGCCGAAGCGGTAGCTCGAGCCGGCGGCCCTAACGATGCGACCGCCAATCCTCGCGCAGTATATCTTTTTCGTTTTGATCCCCCCGTGGAGCTTGGCCAAAAAGGGGCGCCAACTATCTACCGGCTCGACATGATGCAGCCGCAGGATTACTTTTTGGCGCAGCATTTCGCAATGAGAAACAAAGACGTTCTCTATGTCAGCAATGCGGCGATCAATCGCACGGCCAAGTTCGTCGCGATCATCAACCAGCTGTTCTCACCGTTTGTTGCAGCGCGAACTGTGGCACAATAA
- a CDS encoding GSCFA domain-containing protein, which yields MTSPYNDLPNHQFWRRSIARVEAHRVDPMIAPRFRVGSADRVVTAGSCFAQHIARRLVDIGHGFHITERGEHLPEPKRREHGYGVFSARFGNIYTAAQLRQLLDECLGRHAPGETHLVRPDGRLVDPWRQQVEPDGFATFDDMCADRARHLAAVERMVREADVFVFTLGLTEGWRARADGSVYSTAPGVVAGAFDPERDEFVNFGVDEVRGDLIATLTTLKEVNPGIRVILTVSPVPLIATYERRSVLVSTSYSKAVLRVAAEEALRRFEWVDYFPSYEIITGSFAGGLYYESDHREVNRLGVAHAMRCFVANFVETAGNETVPDTGATPRLATHMAPETHIVCDEETLDGLRF from the coding sequence ATGACCAGCCCATATAACGACTTGCCGAACCACCAGTTCTGGCGCCGATCCATCGCACGGGTGGAGGCGCACCGCGTCGATCCGATGATTGCACCACGGTTTCGAGTGGGTTCCGCTGATCGCGTCGTTACCGCCGGCAGCTGCTTCGCACAGCATATCGCACGTCGGCTGGTTGATATCGGTCACGGTTTCCATATCACCGAGCGCGGCGAGCATCTGCCCGAGCCGAAGCGTCGTGAGCATGGCTATGGCGTGTTCTCGGCGCGGTTCGGCAACATCTACACCGCCGCGCAGCTGCGCCAATTGCTGGATGAATGCCTCGGCAGACATGCGCCTGGCGAAACGCACTTGGTCCGGCCCGATGGGCGGCTCGTCGATCCGTGGCGCCAACAGGTCGAACCCGATGGTTTCGCCACATTTGACGATATGTGTGCGGATCGGGCGCGTCATCTGGCTGCCGTGGAACGGATGGTCCGGGAGGCAGACGTATTTGTGTTCACGCTTGGGCTGACCGAGGGGTGGCGAGCGCGCGCAGATGGCTCTGTCTACTCAACTGCACCCGGGGTGGTGGCGGGTGCGTTCGATCCCGAGCGGGACGAATTCGTTAATTTCGGTGTCGATGAGGTGCGGGGCGATCTGATCGCGACGCTGACTACTCTCAAGGAGGTCAACCCAGGCATTCGCGTAATCCTCACCGTCTCGCCGGTGCCGCTGATCGCCACCTATGAGCGACGCAGTGTGCTGGTCTCGACCAGTTACAGCAAGGCGGTGCTGCGCGTGGCTGCCGAGGAGGCGCTGCGGCGATTCGAGTGGGTGGATTATTTCCCATCCTACGAGATCATTACTGGCAGCTTCGCCGGCGGCCTCTATTACGAAAGCGATCATCGCGAGGTAAATCGGCTGGGTGTGGCGCACGCAATGCGGTGCTTCGTCGCCAATTTTGTCGAGACCGCTGGCAATGAGACTGTTCCCGACACAGGGGCGACGCCCCGATTGGCGACGCACATGGCTCCTGAGACGCATATAGTCTGCGATGAGGAGACCCTTGATGGCCTCCGTTTCTGA
- a CDS encoding class I SAM-dependent methyltransferase → MKTDLRQALNDLPPLAAPASAEVFCKICGSPANLFDSVDFNKHCSPSSPYAFGFSGISIGYHRCDYCEFIFSSAMDDWSNQDFSQYIYNRDYILVDPEYVEIRPLRDAEYVMALLEPNTPLALLDYGSGSGTLARQLVRFGVDAESYDPFSSPVRPQRLFDVITCFEVLEHAVSPHETMADIASMLAPGGCIIFGTSIQPPDIAEQKTHWWYIAPRNGHISIHSWRSLRELGHHAGFMLFDGSGGRAFARSQPKPEVARILAKVGKPHALVRLAAPLSEETSRDSDNGWHGLEDSFRWTKVPEVAWSLTLPDPSPSQVTFQIPVEHEISAGFALACALSFQGQALRLSRVGRYLEAVAETAIGGLAVVKLRTPPPLRPCDIMTSSDSRSLGVAIAIE, encoded by the coding sequence ATGAAGACCGATCTCCGTCAGGCTCTCAACGACCTTCCTCCGTTGGCGGCGCCCGCATCAGCGGAGGTTTTTTGTAAAATATGTGGATCTCCAGCAAATCTATTCGACTCTGTTGATTTTAACAAGCATTGCTCGCCATCGAGTCCATATGCATTTGGATTTTCTGGAATATCCATTGGATATCATCGCTGCGATTATTGTGAGTTTATTTTTTCAAGTGCGATGGATGATTGGAGCAATCAGGATTTCTCGCAATATATTTATAATAGAGACTATATTCTCGTAGATCCGGAATATGTCGAAATTCGTCCGTTGCGGGACGCGGAATATGTAATGGCGCTGCTCGAACCCAATACACCCCTCGCGCTTCTCGATTATGGCAGCGGCTCGGGTACGCTGGCGCGACAACTCGTGCGGTTCGGAGTTGATGCGGAAAGCTACGATCCGTTCTCAAGCCCGGTCCGGCCGCAGCGATTGTTCGACGTCATAACGTGTTTCGAGGTGCTGGAACACGCGGTATCGCCTCATGAAACTATGGCGGACATCGCCAGCATGCTGGCGCCTGGCGGCTGCATCATCTTCGGAACCTCGATACAGCCCCCCGATATCGCCGAGCAAAAAACTCATTGGTGGTATATAGCTCCGCGCAACGGTCATATCTCAATCCATTCTTGGCGTTCATTGCGCGAACTCGGGCACCATGCAGGCTTTATGCTGTTTGACGGCTCCGGCGGACGAGCCTTCGCAAGATCCCAACCCAAACCGGAGGTAGCCCGCATACTTGCCAAGGTGGGCAAGCCGCACGCCCTGGTGCGACTCGCCGCTCCCTTGAGTGAAGAGACATCAAGAGACAGCGATAACGGCTGGCATGGACTGGAAGACAGTTTCCGCTGGACCAAGGTGCCGGAAGTCGCCTGGTCGCTGACTCTGCCCGACCCTTCTCCCAGCCAGGTCACCTTTCAAATTCCCGTCGAGCACGAAATCTCCGCGGGCTTTGCTTTGGCATGTGCTCTCTCGTTCCAGGGCCAGGCGCTTAGGCTCTCACGCGTCGGCCGTTATCTGGAGGCAGTGGCCGAGACGGCTATCGGCGGTCTGGCCGTGGTGAAGCTGCGAACACCACCGCCGTTACGTCCTTGCGACATTATGACCAGTAGCGACAGTCGATCCCTGGGAGTTGCAATAGCGATCGAATAG
- a CDS encoding WcbI family polysaccharide biosynthesis putative acetyltransferase: MSVKERWILISNCQTYGLAHCMQMLADEITVEPVDMGQYQAHIAHYNAQFANYDRVLVGMGAEALVGADFSLARRVDKVPELVFTAYHPDIAYIVEGAAIVEGPIGAYHSMIAFVAYSAGRSVTDTLPLFDGRVYAACGYLDCWTAARDSLVWYCNHFGLDVSETVRRWGRNGAFMYGGNHPRIHVLYDIARMYLEQEGYTTQVSDVLPHDNLVMSGVFPVYPEIGDVLGVPGSYLFKRINAYTQIGLRQFIEESFAVYDRHLPGTLAVHDQSRATYERVAAALEGASVAA, from the coding sequence ATGTCTGTAAAAGAACGTTGGATCTTAATTTCAAACTGTCAGACTTACGGCCTAGCGCATTGCATGCAAATGCTGGCTGACGAGATCACAGTCGAACCAGTCGATATGGGACAGTATCAGGCGCATATAGCACACTATAACGCGCAGTTTGCCAATTACGATCGTGTTCTGGTGGGTATGGGCGCCGAAGCATTGGTCGGTGCCGACTTTTCGCTGGCGCGTCGCGTCGATAAAGTACCCGAACTGGTCTTCACTGCCTATCACCCCGACATTGCCTATATCGTAGAAGGAGCGGCCATCGTCGAGGGTCCGATCGGCGCCTATCATTCGATGATCGCTTTCGTCGCCTACAGTGCTGGCCGCTCGGTGACCGATACGCTGCCGCTGTTCGACGGTCGCGTCTATGCGGCGTGTGGCTACCTCGATTGCTGGACGGCGGCGCGCGATAGCCTAGTTTGGTATTGCAACCATTTCGGCCTTGATGTCTCGGAGACGGTGCGGCGCTGGGGGCGGAATGGTGCCTTCATGTATGGCGGCAACCACCCGCGCATTCATGTTCTCTATGACATAGCCCGGATGTATCTCGAGCAGGAGGGCTACACCACCCAAGTCTCTGATGTGCTGCCGCACGACAATCTGGTGATGAGCGGCGTGTTCCCCGTCTATCCTGAGATTGGCGACGTACTCGGTGTGCCAGGTTCCTATCTGTTCAAGCGCATCAACGCATATACACAGATCGGATTGCGCCAGTTTATTGAGGAAAGTTTCGCTGTGTATGATCGTCACTTGCCCGGCACGCTGGCGGTACACGACCAATCGCGCGCGACTTACGAGCGGGTCGCGGCGGCACTCGAAGGCGCGTCGGTGGCGGCATGA
- a CDS encoding glycosyltransferase family 1 protein, which produces MAEDLIIGLPFNLDESWMGGAYYLQNVLSALATLESARQPQIAIITNEGRSFKFMQESGYPKLVFAHQDHILRDPRHGGINMLFAYMLPGMERRTLSWIPDFQEQHLPYLFTETEIADRMAWHRECLKSAGVLLSSNSAQRDLTQFYGRASTPLFVVPFATFLPPRPPLSDVAPKYGLPKRYFFLPNQFWIHKNHIVVLAALRDLAARGVFPRFAFSGKEFDTRASEYGIYLRQLATDWGIIDQIHFLGFMPRDEQLAVMDGAIAVVQPSRFEGWSTVVEDAKALDQHVIASNLDVHREQMPNGRDFFEPSDHTALTDIIERYWEAPPIRPATDYRIVQRRFGEALLNTFSALARANPLPALANADGTASHTELVPGAHIAFNSRSPAGLDMLGIGWSQAEETHVWSFGPKAELWLSISDRTSAVRLFLSGNPHVPAGRQNLSVLVNGQEQAVGGFEHGSELTVTLDCTAAAWQRGGMNRVILSPDPIAMPPEDAGDTRILGVCIWRLEAA; this is translated from the coding sequence ATGGCTGAAGATCTTATCATAGGCCTTCCTTTCAATCTCGACGAAAGTTGGATGGGGGGAGCCTATTATCTCCAGAACGTGCTGTCGGCGCTCGCGACGCTCGAAAGCGCACGTCAGCCCCAGATCGCGATCATCACAAACGAGGGCCGGTCCTTCAAGTTCATGCAGGAATCTGGCTATCCGAAGCTGGTTTTTGCGCACCAAGACCACATCTTGCGCGATCCGCGACATGGCGGAATCAATATGCTGTTTGCCTACATGCTGCCGGGCATGGAAAGGCGAACGCTCAGTTGGATTCCGGATTTTCAGGAGCAGCATCTCCCCTATCTTTTTACCGAAACGGAAATCGCCGACAGAATGGCGTGGCATCGGGAGTGCCTCAAGTCGGCCGGCGTGCTGCTCAGCAGCAATAGCGCGCAGCGCGATCTAACCCAGTTTTACGGGCGCGCTTCGACGCCTTTGTTCGTCGTTCCTTTCGCCACTTTTTTGCCGCCTCGCCCGCCTCTTTCCGATGTCGCGCCTAAATATGGCCTGCCGAAGCGATATTTCTTTTTGCCGAACCAGTTTTGGATCCACAAGAATCACATCGTTGTGTTGGCGGCACTCAGAGATCTTGCCGCGCGCGGAGTGTTTCCGCGATTCGCGTTTTCCGGCAAGGAATTCGATACGCGCGCGAGCGAATATGGCATCTATCTGCGCCAGCTGGCCACAGATTGGGGCATCATAGACCAGATTCATTTTCTTGGGTTCATGCCCCGCGACGAACAGCTCGCCGTGATGGATGGCGCTATCGCGGTGGTGCAGCCATCCCGTTTCGAGGGCTGGTCCACCGTCGTCGAGGATGCCAAAGCACTGGACCAGCACGTAATCGCGTCGAATCTGGACGTTCATCGCGAGCAAATGCCCAATGGTCGCGACTTCTTCGAACCTTCGGACCATACCGCATTGACGGACATCATCGAGCGATATTGGGAAGCTCCTCCCATACGCCCGGCTACGGACTACCGAATTGTGCAACGCCGCTTCGGAGAAGCTCTACTCAATACATTTTCTGCCTTGGCGCGCGCGAATCCGCTGCCGGCGCTAGCGAACGCCGATGGCACAGCCAGCCATACCGAGCTCGTGCCGGGCGCCCATATTGCATTCAACAGCCGATCACCTGCCGGACTGGATATGCTCGGTATCGGCTGGAGCCAAGCCGAGGAAACCCATGTCTGGTCGTTCGGACCGAAAGCGGAATTGTGGTTGTCGATTTCAGATCGAACCAGCGCCGTTCGGCTCTTTCTGTCCGGCAATCCGCACGTACCGGCTGGCCGTCAAAACCTGAGCGTTCTGGTGAATGGACAAGAGCAGGCTGTCGGCGGGTTCGAGCATGGCAGCGAGTTGACTGTTACACTCGATTGCACCGCTGCTGCGTGGCAGCGGGGGGGGATGAACCGCGTGATCCTGTCCCCGGACCCCATCGCGATGCCACCGGAGGATGCAGGTGATACTCGCATCCTCGGCGTTTGCATCTGGCGACTAGAAGCGGCCTGA
- a CDS encoding ABC transporter ATP-binding protein, producing the protein MIVFDNVSKSYHIRKFHKQVFANLSFAIKPGDSIGICGANGAGKSTLMRMIGGIEYPTTGSITRSISTSWPIGYGSCFQHSLTGADNARFIARIYNQSEEYVIDYVEDFAQLGPYLYQPVETYSAGMNARLAFGISLAIDFDCYLVDEVTGAGDERFRIRCEEALLHRRDNATLIMVSHDPGTLRQYCRAGAVVYGGTVTFYDSIDEANEVHHRLQTLST; encoded by the coding sequence ATGATCGTTTTTGACAATGTGTCCAAGTCTTATCATATCCGCAAATTTCATAAGCAGGTCTTTGCCAATCTGAGCTTCGCGATCAAGCCCGGCGATAGCATAGGCATTTGTGGAGCGAATGGTGCTGGCAAATCCACGCTGATGCGAATGATCGGAGGAATCGAATATCCGACCACTGGTTCGATTACTCGATCGATCAGTACGTCATGGCCGATCGGATATGGCAGTTGTTTTCAGCACAGCCTCACCGGCGCCGACAACGCCCGCTTTATCGCGCGCATCTACAATCAATCAGAAGAATATGTGATTGATTATGTTGAAGATTTTGCGCAGCTAGGTCCCTATCTCTATCAGCCTGTCGAGACATATTCGGCTGGCATGAACGCGCGTCTGGCGTTTGGCATATCGCTGGCAATCGATTTCGACTGTTATTTGGTCGACGAGGTTACCGGTGCGGGTGACGAGCGCTTTCGGATTCGCTGCGAGGAGGCTTTGTTGCATCGCCGTGATAATGCGACACTCATTATGGTGTCCCATGACCCCGGCACGCTCAGGCAGTATTGCCGTGCGGGCGCTGTCGTGTATGGCGGCACGGTAACGTTCTATGACAGCATCGACGAGGCCAACGAAGTCCACCATCGGCTGCAGACGTTGTCGACTTGA
- a CDS encoding glycosyltransferase family 1 protein translates to MTNNLRNLRVCMEDRMLLASGTGIATYARALRSAQCEISDEAFLLSGGANGYPDARQAASMRALRSLKALLPHERRVRAIDKVFLANDVFRLGQAYFNRHGRAMPVRPDGPPGIMHWTYPVPLHLCGWRNLYTVHDAIPLTDPELTPIASDRHRRLLEAVASVSDTIVTVSESAARDVARVLGGVGGQIVDCSQPVVLSSEEPLDLPSTVSSGRYLLVCGSVEPRKNIARIIEAHAKSGTALPLVLAGPDGWRADTIDLANAGDRVIRLPYQSRGSMIALIASARALLMPSLAEGFGLPVAEAMMLGTPVITSRYGALAETAGAAALLVDPRDSCALAIAIARISTDDAFCATLRERGLAQRERFSMERFVTRLATLYDAL, encoded by the coding sequence ATGACGAACAACCTGCGCAATCTCCGCGTGTGCATGGAGGATCGCATGCTCCTCGCAAGCGGCACAGGGATAGCTACCTACGCGCGCGCGCTGCGCTCGGCGCAGTGTGAAATTTCCGATGAGGCATTTCTGCTGAGTGGCGGCGCCAACGGATATCCCGACGCCCGGCAGGCGGCGAGCATGCGCGCTTTGCGATCGTTGAAAGCCTTGCTTCCGCATGAGCGCCGCGTTCGCGCCATCGACAAGGTTTTTTTAGCCAATGACGTCTTCCGACTGGGGCAAGCCTATTTCAATCGCCATGGGCGGGCCATGCCGGTTCGGCCAGACGGCCCGCCTGGCATCATGCACTGGACCTACCCAGTTCCGCTCCACCTCTGCGGTTGGCGCAACCTTTATACGGTACACGACGCAATACCTCTTACGGATCCGGAGCTGACGCCCATAGCTTCCGATCGCCACCGTCGACTGCTTGAAGCCGTCGCCTCGGTGTCGGACACGATCGTGACCGTATCCGAAAGCGCCGCCCGGGACGTGGCGAGAGTCCTCGGCGGGGTTGGGGGGCAAATCGTTGACTGCTCCCAGCCCGTGGTGCTTTCGTCCGAAGAGCCTCTGGACTTGCCAAGCACGGTGTCGTCGGGTCGTTACCTCTTGGTCTGCGGATCAGTCGAGCCTCGCAAAAATATCGCCAGAATCATTGAAGCCCATGCAAAAAGCGGAACCGCTTTGCCGTTGGTTCTGGCAGGCCCCGATGGATGGCGTGCCGATACGATCGACCTCGCGAACGCTGGTGATCGTGTCATTCGCCTGCCCTATCAGTCCAGGGGAAGCATGATCGCGCTAATCGCCAGCGCTCGGGCCTTGCTGATGCCCTCGCTTGCGGAAGGTTTTGGCCTACCCGTGGCCGAAGCGATGATGCTTGGCACGCCGGTCATAACCTCGCGGTACGGCGCTCTCGCGGAGACCGCAGGAGCTGCCGCATTGCTCGTGGACCCTCGAGACAGCTGCGCGCTAGCGATTGCAATCGCGCGCATTTCCACCGACGACGCCTTCTGCGCAACCCTGCGGGAGAGAGGCTTAGCGCAACGCGAGCGCTTCTCGATGGAACGGTTCGTAACCAGGTTGGCGACGCTCTATGATGCTCTGTAA